One Salinimonas marina DNA segment encodes these proteins:
- a CDS encoding MucB/RseB C-terminal domain-containing protein, whose amino-acid sequence MSSAANTHRLLPGCTFAHLSKRLAATVLLACVTVSAAYATPQTTSASQPNPSSQTGDEPGPTAKVADARSWLQKLAQMVATQNFHVAFVQARAGQETIPWLWRHGVMADGTVMEQLNLQNGPGQEQIRVGQVVSVFEPDVPPYSVRSGAIHGPIPAMLLNQPARLEQAYKFVTVGRARISGRTAQQLRIISRDNTRFSYQLWLDETTGMLLKLDTVDLQGNVLEQIQVTSFEVTDKPHDYFSKVNQSSLPQPMAGRRGQSQQHNWQVGFLPKGMVEVSQNVRRLALTGQAVEHKLFSDGLVDVSVYVQSAKQAIGSDLALRHDLNTFLTFTSGAAQVTVVGEIPLKTANAMAQSLTLSKENQ is encoded by the coding sequence ATGAGCAGCGCCGCAAATACTCATCGGCTTTTACCAGGCTGTACTTTTGCCCATTTAAGCAAAAGGTTGGCGGCCACCGTCTTACTTGCGTGTGTAACAGTGAGCGCCGCCTACGCAACGCCTCAAACCACATCAGCATCCCAGCCCAACCCGTCGTCTCAGACCGGGGATGAACCCGGGCCAACTGCAAAAGTCGCTGATGCCCGGAGCTGGTTGCAAAAACTTGCTCAGATGGTCGCTACTCAGAATTTTCATGTCGCATTTGTCCAGGCTCGTGCCGGGCAGGAAACCATCCCCTGGTTATGGCGTCATGGGGTAATGGCTGATGGTACCGTGATGGAGCAACTGAATCTGCAAAATGGCCCCGGCCAGGAGCAAATTCGGGTGGGACAGGTGGTAAGCGTGTTTGAACCTGATGTACCCCCTTATAGCGTGCGGTCTGGTGCTATTCATGGTCCTATACCGGCAATGTTACTGAACCAGCCCGCCAGACTGGAGCAAGCCTATAAGTTTGTAACAGTAGGGCGGGCCCGTATTTCCGGACGCACCGCGCAGCAGCTGCGCATCATTAGTCGCGATAACACCCGTTTTTCTTACCAGCTATGGCTGGATGAGACCACCGGAATGCTGCTCAAACTTGATACAGTGGATTTACAGGGCAATGTGCTGGAACAAATTCAGGTAACCTCATTTGAGGTAACCGACAAGCCCCATGATTACTTTTCCAAAGTGAACCAGTCTTCTTTACCACAGCCTATGGCCGGCCGGCGGGGGCAATCTCAGCAACATAACTGGCAGGTAGGCTTTTTGCCCAAGGGCATGGTAGAAGTAAGCCAGAATGTGCGCCGTCTTGCCCTGACCGGACAGGCAGTGGAACACAAATTGTTTAGTGACGGATTGGTGGACGTGTCGGTCTACGTGCAATCAGCGAAGCAGGCAATCGGCAGTGATTTAGCGCTGCGCCACGATTTGAATACCTTTTTAACCTTTACCAGCGGCGCTGCGCAGGTTACCGTCGTCGGCGAAATTCCATTAAAGACCGCCAACGCCATGGCCCAGTCTTTAACCTTGAGCAAAGAAAATCAATGA
- a CDS encoding SoxR reducing system RseC family protein: MITETATVVAVDQDRVTVEAAIKSTCSSCQAQSDCGSGVISRAMAPKVQHLEIETPMSVKVGDTVQVGIPEAGLLSASVWLYLVPLLVFLLSAAGLTQLQAWLNTGHELLVVAGAAGITLAAFVGVSGHLKKIDKSRFRPVLLAVNKSSSAPRPAL; this comes from the coding sequence ATGATTACCGAAACCGCCACCGTGGTTGCTGTAGACCAGGACAGGGTAACCGTAGAAGCAGCAATAAAATCTACCTGTTCATCCTGCCAGGCGCAGTCTGACTGTGGCTCAGGGGTAATCTCCCGTGCTATGGCGCCAAAAGTACAACACCTTGAAATTGAAACACCGATGTCGGTGAAGGTGGGTGATACGGTGCAGGTAGGTATTCCTGAAGCCGGCCTGTTAAGCGCTTCAGTATGGCTTTACCTGGTACCGCTGTTGGTGTTTTTACTTTCTGCGGCTGGTCTTACTCAACTCCAGGCCTGGTTAAACACCGGTCACGAGCTGTTGGTAGTGGCGGGCGCCGCAGGGATAACCCTGGCAGCTTTTGTGGGGGTCTCAGGCCATCTCAAGAAAATCGATAAAAGCCGCTTTCGTCCCGTGCTTCTTGCCGTTAACAAGTCCTCTTCTGCTCCCAGGCCCGCGCTATAA
- a CDS encoding tyrosine-type recombinase/integrase, whose translation MALTDIWLRKNNGRLTAKEELTSDTGAMFARLRGGKISFIYRPYLQSGERIKMTLGSYPKMSLKDARDKRDEYNRMVNEGHDPRRKLMATRFTNATQPTVNELFTVWYENQAMVRKKNPALHLRTYELHLKKEFGNMNYVDLPRVVVGKYLVQKANEVPHIALRIISDMKACINYAKIHGLTDAENVFQIFTSRSLGISRSIGKRVLSGEELRLMYKTLDSMDMNEKNLAIVNLMLFYGCRGAEIRETRKDWLNFETMTWTVPPEFHKTGGKTGKPLVRPILDEMKHLWEILLAFSGDSQYVCTLMASKNKKTDKQMSANALRSIAGQIINHAVGHFKDAQGEPITWEHWTNHDLRRTARSHWSEFGDWAVCEKMLGHSLPGEADVYDHNQYMGQMRAIYRQWWNQIQEYAGETNVVQFEKASV comes from the coding sequence ATGGCTTTAACGGATATTTGGCTAAGAAAAAACAATGGCCGACTGACCGCTAAGGAAGAATTAACCAGCGATACCGGCGCCATGTTTGCCCGATTACGGGGTGGCAAAATATCGTTTATTTACCGGCCTTATTTACAATCTGGCGAGCGCATCAAAATGACCCTGGGGAGTTACCCCAAAATGTCATTAAAGGATGCCAGGGATAAACGGGACGAATACAACCGGATGGTTAACGAGGGGCACGATCCCCGGCGTAAACTGATGGCCACACGTTTTACCAATGCAACCCAGCCAACAGTAAACGAGCTGTTTACCGTCTGGTATGAAAACCAGGCCATGGTCAGGAAGAAAAACCCGGCGTTGCATTTGCGCACCTACGAATTACACCTTAAAAAAGAATTCGGCAATATGAACTACGTAGATTTGCCCAGGGTCGTGGTGGGCAAATACCTAGTGCAAAAAGCCAATGAGGTGCCCCATATTGCATTACGCATTATTTCGGATATGAAAGCCTGTATAAATTACGCCAAAATTCACGGGCTCACTGATGCGGAAAATGTCTTTCAGATATTTACCAGTCGTTCCCTGGGGATCTCAAGATCCATAGGTAAGCGGGTGTTATCCGGGGAAGAATTGCGCCTTATGTATAAAACCCTGGATAGCATGGACATGAATGAAAAGAATCTGGCCATAGTTAATCTGATGCTTTTCTATGGGTGCCGGGGCGCAGAGATCCGGGAAACACGCAAAGACTGGCTGAATTTTGAAACCATGACCTGGACGGTACCACCAGAGTTTCATAAAACGGGTGGAAAGACGGGCAAGCCCCTGGTACGTCCAATCTTGGATGAAATGAAGCATTTGTGGGAAATCCTGTTGGCTTTCAGTGGTGATAGCCAGTATGTGTGTACTCTTATGGCCAGCAAGAACAAGAAGACCGACAAGCAAATGAGCGCCAATGCGTTACGGTCAATTGCCGGGCAGATTATCAATCATGCGGTGGGGCACTTCAAAGACGCCCAGGGCGAACCAATCACCTGGGAACATTGGACCAATCACGATTTGCGGCGTACGGCTCGATCCCATTGGTCCGAGTTTGGCGATTGGGCAGTGTGTGAAAAGATGCTGGGCCACTCATTACCTGGTGAGGCGGACGTATACGACCATAACCAGTACATGGGGCAAATGCGGGCTATCTATCGCCAGTGGTGGAACCAGATCCAGGAATACGCCGGCGAAACTAATGTGGTACAGTTTGAAAAAGCTAGTGTTTAA
- a CDS encoding helix-turn-helix domain-containing protein, producing MQAETNVIDFQPGGYISSKQLCERYGNLSKRTLLYWRETKGFPLPCFTGKMALYSKADVIAWEQQNFQVQQVG from the coding sequence ATGCAAGCTGAAACAAACGTTATTGATTTCCAACCCGGTGGTTACATAAGCAGTAAACAACTGTGTGAACGATACGGTAATTTGAGCAAGCGCACCCTATTATACTGGCGCGAAACAAAGGGGTTTCCCCTGCCCTGCTTCACCGGCAAAATGGCCCTGTATAGCAAGGCGGACGTTATAGCCTGGGAACAACAGAACTTCCAGGTGCAACAGGTAGGTTAA
- a CDS encoding DNA N-6-adenine-methyltransferase → MKTVSPFKTNTPDGIRNLWRTPDYAFVPLDGEFDFGVDVAASVKNAKVPAFITQEENALTVNWASRCLPFAGRAAWCNPPYDDIGPWLVKAEYEAKANALVTVLLVPHTPDSGWWPTRASEIRVVTGVNRDGKRNISGRIQFLREDTGKPAGNQNKGSCYIIYGPGTLGNMTTKYVPITWLYEETTRINEERKQLELLQGIPNAS, encoded by the coding sequence ATGAAAACGGTATCACCCTTTAAGACCAACACGCCGGACGGGATCCGCAACTTATGGCGCACCCCAGATTATGCGTTTGTGCCTTTAGATGGTGAGTTTGATTTCGGGGTTGATGTTGCAGCGTCTGTGAAAAATGCAAAGGTACCAGCGTTTATCACCCAGGAAGAAAACGCGCTAACAGTGAATTGGGCCAGCCGTTGTTTACCGTTTGCTGGTCGCGCTGCCTGGTGTAATCCGCCCTATGATGATATCGGACCCTGGCTGGTCAAGGCTGAATACGAAGCCAAAGCCAATGCACTGGTAACGGTTCTGCTGGTACCACACACGCCAGATTCAGGGTGGTGGCCCACCAGGGCATCAGAAATCAGAGTTGTAACCGGTGTGAATCGGGATGGTAAAAGAAATATATCAGGTCGGATCCAGTTTTTACGTGAAGACACCGGAAAGCCAGCTGGCAATCAGAACAAAGGATCCTGTTACATCATTTACGGCCCAGGCACATTGGGCAATATGACAACCAAATATGTGCCCATTACCTGGCTATACGAAGAAACGACCAGGATTAACGAAGAACGAAAACAATTAGAGCTATTACAGGGGATCCCAAATGCAAGCTGA